A portion of the Planctomycetia bacterium genome contains these proteins:
- a CDS encoding fumarate hydratase → MQSFFDQVLELIRRTSTVLPQDVTSVVAVKQARETAGSKADLALRLVLQNIGLAKELSAPLCQDTGTITFYIKTPVGFDQLALEETCCEAVLQATKKGYLRQNSVDSISGRNSGTNLGPGSPVFHWHQHRQDNVEIKLILKGGGCENMSAQYSLPTTINGKRFDRDLEGVRGVVLDAIWQAQGKGCGPGFIGVCIGGDRAVGFEAAKEQLLRPVEDINPLAELATLEARLLEEANKLDIGPMGFGGKLTVGGVKVCARNRLPASFFVTVAYMCWAYRRRGVVLNTAGEVVEWLYQADGEFSTPPVPLVKEQTNTSIELHVKNRKPLDLGGAQAVSLTTPLSESDVRKLKAGDVVLLSGTVYTGRDEVHKYLYKGGDLPILKNGVIYHCGPVVLEENGKYRVMAAGPTTSIREEPYQADVIAKYGIKAVIGKGGMGQKTLDACKQHGCVYLHAIGGAAQVYAQCVTDVTGVDLKEKFGSPEAVWHLVIKDLPAVVTMDSHGRSLHAEVAEASKKELAAVL, encoded by the coding sequence ATGCAATCTTTCTTCGATCAAGTACTTGAGTTGATTCGTCGTACTTCAACAGTGTTGCCTCAGGATGTTACCAGTGTTGTTGCGGTGAAGCAGGCACGAGAAACGGCGGGTTCCAAAGCCGATCTGGCATTGCGTCTGGTGTTGCAGAATATCGGCTTGGCTAAAGAGTTGTCGGCTCCGCTCTGTCAGGATACTGGCACCATTACGTTCTATATCAAGACACCCGTCGGTTTTGATCAACTGGCGCTGGAAGAAACCTGTTGCGAAGCAGTGCTGCAGGCAACTAAAAAAGGATACTTGCGGCAGAACAGTGTTGATTCCATCAGTGGCCGAAATTCAGGCACCAACCTGGGACCAGGCAGCCCGGTATTTCACTGGCATCAGCATCGACAGGATAACGTCGAGATCAAACTGATTCTCAAAGGTGGCGGTTGCGAAAATATGTCTGCTCAATATTCACTGCCTACCACTATCAACGGCAAGCGTTTTGATCGCGACCTGGAAGGGGTTCGCGGTGTCGTACTCGATGCTATCTGGCAGGCTCAGGGTAAAGGCTGTGGCCCAGGGTTTATTGGTGTATGTATCGGAGGCGATCGTGCAGTTGGCTTCGAAGCAGCCAAGGAACAATTATTGCGACCGGTGGAAGATATCAATCCACTCGCTGAACTGGCCACGCTCGAAGCCCGACTGTTGGAAGAAGCTAACAAACTGGATATTGGTCCGATGGGCTTTGGAGGCAAACTCACGGTCGGCGGCGTGAAAGTCTGTGCCCGCAATCGCCTGCCTGCCAGCTTCTTTGTTACCGTAGCTTACATGTGCTGGGCATATCGCCGCCGCGGTGTAGTGCTGAATACGGCCGGCGAAGTCGTCGAATGGCTATACCAGGCGGATGGTGAGTTTTCCACTCCACCTGTCCCGCTCGTGAAAGAACAAACCAATACCAGTATTGAACTTCATGTAAAGAACAGAAAGCCTCTTGATCTGGGAGGCGCCCAGGCTGTATCGCTCACAACACCTCTCAGCGAAAGCGACGTACGTAAGTTGAAAGCCGGTGATGTGGTTCTGCTGTCAGGTACGGTTTACACCGGACGTGATGAGGTGCACAAGTATCTTTACAAAGGTGGTGATCTGCCTATCCTCAAGAACGGCGTGATCTACCACTGTGGCCCGGTGGTACTGGAAGAGAATGGCAAATATCGAGTGATGGCGGCTGGCCCTACGACTTCCATTCGCGAAGAGCCTTACCAGGCCGATGTCATTGCCAAATACGGCATCAAGGCCGTCATCGGCAAAGGTGGCATGGGACAAAAGACGCTGGATGCGTGCAAACAGCATGGCTGTGTCTATCTGCATGCCATCGGCGGTGCAGCCCAGGTGTATGCCCAGTGTGTTACCGATGTGACGGGTGTTGATCTCAAGGAAAAGTTTGGCAGCCCGGAAGCAGTCTGGCATCTCGTGATAAAAGATCTGCCTGCGGTGGTCACGATGGACAGTCACGGACGGTCGCTGCATGCTGAGGTGGCAGAAGCCAGCAAAAAAGAGTTGGCTGCGGTTCTCTAA
- a CDS encoding sigma-70 family RNA polymerase sigma factor translates to MQTLWKVFQQKPVVQGDAQLLHAFVRHKSEEAFSSLVQRHGGMVLGVCQRILGHTQDAEDAFQATFLVLARKAGSLHGNSTLGPWLYGVARRVAMKARSKRPHQTSLNELDCFHEVEEASDMATSKEWSELRPIIDDEIARLPGHYQEVVILCQINGLTKQEAARQLGCPEGTVSSRLMRARELLQTRLTRRGIALTSLGMLDLTLLASPVTAQLVQRTVSTAMQVALGASLTAGISTSVLTLAQGATQAMFMTKLKLAALGLTVIGGLSLGTTYVAGGWGQDKPGKGNSTSAIKPALPLPGSSTGKSNSEPAGNLPDTALTHAKLNKIDPIVSNMFSENPSLAEGLASMERQAGIQCIVDSSAFRKIFVDFDQKLLREQQVSLPRMPNQSVSTVLHALLDNLQYQQQSLPCTYMIRQGTLVIVPKSFIAEAANEIEVAFNTRNEDIDLAQALERLSDESGVSIILDPRSKPTATDCKVNTTFRNIKLINAVKLLANMADLTVINIDGALYVSTSENSRKVQEEVNRDLPKQ, encoded by the coding sequence ATGCAAACCCTCTGGAAGGTGTTTCAGCAGAAGCCTGTAGTGCAAGGCGATGCTCAGTTGCTGCATGCTTTTGTTCGCCATAAAAGCGAAGAAGCATTCAGCAGTCTGGTGCAGCGTCACGGGGGCATGGTGCTGGGTGTTTGTCAGCGGATTCTGGGACATACCCAGGATGCGGAAGACGCTTTTCAGGCGACGTTTCTGGTGCTGGCCCGGAAAGCTGGTAGCCTGCATGGCAACAGTACGCTGGGGCCCTGGCTATATGGAGTTGCCAGGCGGGTTGCGATGAAAGCACGTTCCAAGCGACCGCACCAGACTTCACTGAATGAACTGGATTGCTTCCATGAAGTCGAGGAGGCTTCTGACATGGCCACTTCGAAAGAGTGGTCGGAACTCCGGCCTATCATCGATGATGAAATTGCCCGTCTTCCCGGGCATTATCAGGAAGTGGTGATCCTGTGTCAGATCAATGGTCTGACCAAACAGGAAGCTGCCAGACAACTGGGTTGTCCGGAAGGAACGGTCAGCAGCCGACTCATGCGTGCCAGGGAACTGTTACAGACCCGACTGACCCGACGCGGCATTGCTCTCACTTCACTGGGCATGCTTGATTTGACTCTGCTGGCCAGCCCTGTGACGGCACAACTGGTGCAGCGGACGGTCAGCACTGCCATGCAGGTTGCATTGGGTGCCTCTCTTACTGCTGGTATTTCCACTTCCGTTCTCACACTTGCTCAAGGAGCAACACAAGCCATGTTCATGACTAAGCTCAAGTTGGCAGCGCTCGGATTGACGGTCATTGGTGGGTTATCGCTGGGAACCACTTACGTTGCTGGTGGATGGGGACAAGATAAACCCGGCAAAGGGAATAGCACCTCTGCCATCAAACCTGCTTTACCACTGCCAGGGAGTTCAACAGGCAAAAGCAATTCCGAACCTGCTGGCAATCTGCCTGATACCGCATTAACACATGCCAAACTCAACAAGATCGACCCCATCGTATCTAACATGTTCAGTGAAAACCCTTCTCTGGCTGAGGGTCTGGCCAGTATGGAAAGACAAGCTGGAATTCAGTGCATCGTTGATTCCAGTGCCTTCAGAAAGATCTTTGTTGATTTCGACCAGAAGCTGTTACGCGAACAACAGGTTTCACTGCCTCGCATGCCGAATCAATCGGTATCAACAGTATTGCATGCTCTGCTCGACAACCTGCAATATCAGCAACAATCCTTGCCGTGCACTTACATGATCAGGCAAGGCACGCTGGTCATTGTTCCTAAATCGTTCATCGCCGAGGCTGCGAACGAAATTGAAGTGGCATTCAATACCAGGAATGAAGACATCGACCTGGCACAGGCTCTGGAGCGATTGTCGGATGAGAGCGGCGTCTCGATTATTCTCGATCCACGATCCAAGCCGACTGCGACGGATTGCAAAGTGAATACCACGTTTCGCAATATCAAGCTGATCAACGCGGTGAAACTGCTGGCCAACATGGCTGATCTGACCGTGATCAACATCGATGGGGCGTTGTATGTTTCCACGTCTGAAAACAGCAGAAAAGTGCAGGAAGAGGTCAATCGCGACCTGCCCAAACAATAA
- a CDS encoding EF-hand domain-containing protein, translated as MSRKIILSMLAVLWLGCQFSFAADDQDKKVRKKPDPEAAFKKLDANSDGKLSREEFDKLRDNLPEKIKERAQGKGNGQFSGKMFDLLDANKDGFISLEEFKKARERIADRVKKGKGDK; from the coding sequence ATGAGCCGCAAGATAATACTGAGTATGCTGGCAGTGCTCTGGCTGGGCTGCCAGTTCAGCTTTGCTGCAGATGATCAGGATAAGAAAGTCCGCAAGAAGCCTGATCCCGAAGCGGCATTCAAGAAATTGGATGCCAACTCGGACGGCAAATTGAGCCGTGAAGAGTTCGATAAGCTGCGCGACAATCTGCCTGAGAAGATCAAGGAACGTGCCCAAGGTAAAGGCAACGGCCAATTCAGTGGCAAGATGTTTGATCTGCTGGATGCCAACAAGGATGGGTTTATCAGCCTGGAGGAATTCAAGAAAGCGCGTGAGCGTATTGCAGACCGTGTTAAAAAAGGCAAAGGCGACAAGTAA
- a CDS encoding two-component sensor histidine kinase: MAQTDSPQDAYAELAQLTGRLIHDIKNHISTLGLNLQLLEEDLHDPETPRERRSHQRVVKLKHETDRLAELSNDFLRFIQQKELSKSPTRINDLIDDLVDFYGPSARKANVEIKTFLQADLPAIELDVEPFKQGLLNLMLNAVQAMPQGGTLTIQTEMDKSMNPPCLVIHVIDSGSGMTPEVRQNIFKPFYSLRAGGTGLGLPTVKKIVEAHQGTISVQSEPGKGTKFTIQLPG; the protein is encoded by the coding sequence ATGGCACAAACTGATTCTCCCCAAGATGCCTACGCTGAATTGGCTCAACTCACCGGCAGGCTGATCCATGACATCAAGAATCACATCAGTACGCTGGGGTTAAATCTCCAGTTGCTCGAAGAAGACCTGCACGACCCGGAAACGCCCCGCGAACGACGATCCCATCAGCGCGTTGTCAAACTCAAACACGAAACAGATCGGCTTGCTGAACTCTCCAATGATTTCCTCCGATTTATCCAGCAGAAGGAATTGAGCAAAAGCCCTACACGTATCAACGATCTCATCGACGACCTCGTCGATTTCTATGGCCCGTCGGCACGCAAAGCCAATGTTGAAATAAAGACCTTTCTGCAGGCTGATCTGCCTGCCATCGAACTCGATGTGGAGCCTTTCAAGCAGGGACTCCTGAACCTGATGCTCAACGCAGTGCAAGCCATGCCTCAGGGTGGTACCTTAACCATTCAGACAGAAATGGATAAGTCAATGAATCCACCCTGTCTCGTGATTCATGTGATAGATTCAGGCAGCGGTATGACACCCGAAGTTCGGCAGAATATTTTCAAGCCTTTTTATTCCTTGCGCGCGGGGGGCACTGGTTTAGGGCTGCCTACCGTCAAAAAAATAGTGGAAGCCCACCAGGGTACTATTTCGGTGCAAAGCGAACCAGGCAAAGGTACCAAATTTACGATTCAGTTGCCTGGATAG